Sequence from the Montipora foliosa isolate CH-2021 chromosome 12, ASM3666993v2, whole genome shotgun sequence genome:
atggattttttgtagtttccagcacatttctgatttgctggaatattaaTTTACAGGAGCAGGATATTATAACCTTGTTTCTTGTGTTCCATGTGTGCACTAGTCCTTCTATTTCTCAAATTCAAGCATTAGGCATGCGATGTGTAATTCCAATTTCAATACTGTTTAGAGGCTAATCAAAGCCTATTTGCATCATATACATCAAGAGATatatccagagtgcgtcattgcgtcctgggacgcactcgttttTCTTTTGGACACACAGAATATGGAAgaaagggtccaattggacgcagaaaaaaaatcgaatgtttattCAAATTACcaacgccaggaaaaacatgcgaacggcgtatttcacaaggaaattaaacatttccatttttcacaacggagaaatgattgagttccttaaatttcaaggttaGCTGCTATTTTCGAATTTTTGTAGtccaataatttcattttgtcaaccattatgTCCAGCTTCAGAAGTCGAGTTTTGAATTCacacgtgttgcgtgacatgatctgagctgttttttaCGTGAGACAATTGGCGACACTTTCGATCTGCCgccagtgataataaaacatttcggtcgaagttcagtttgttgcatgctttccaagtaaatttcaagcattagttcgctTATCGTGAGTGAAATAACAGAGAATCCAAAGGCAAAGTatgttatatttttgttttgtgcaaccctgttgataaaaaaattaattccggACGTGTCATCGTCGTctctgttcttgttttgcacgtaacttgtctgttttgcaaattatgcaactttttttcggagttagtgttataattaacgtgttgaacatgaaacttgaatgtatttaatcgcttgattattaacattggccatggcgaaGTCACGGCCGCATGGGCCGACGATGAACTGTGCATCGATCGCTaacatttgtttactcttttgttcctaaattacgcCTCAAgtgtagttaaaataaatgatgctctattacggaaaattgagattcagttctgtttgtttttttctgtggagatctagataatttatcaactggagccaacagttcctacagcatacggatttcaatgtgatcgatggagctttgacagcccatacattttgatagatgaatcaacaggcacaacagtttcaaagaaattgatcattttaagtacatatttgttgggagggataagactttatttttgtgcaattagaaatctgaaaCGGTACTGCaacagcaattaagaggcaatagatcgcatattaattcttgaatattaattagctgggcccccaaaattttgcaatggacccccaaatttttcaaaaaggggtccagaggacccccaaatttgaaaacctggatacatctctgtaaACATGTAATATTTCTATGTGAGTGCTATGTGAATGCAATTTTGCTATGGATCCTCAATTTCAGTTAGGTAGATTCTATTCACACTGTACGTAAGTGCTATGAAATAGTTATGTTCGTCCTATTTCTGTGTTTTATTACAGCTATGTAGAGGCTATTTGGAGCCTATTTACACCCTATGTTATCactatgtacatgtaagcaTTCAGGCCAATGTCTTGGCCTTATTATACACTATATGTATGTTatgtattttctgtttcgaatctatgtagaaactatgttgaaactatttttatttttggacacagAAAACCCCATAAGATAGCCTTCACATATGCTATGGAcaggttccatttgactagctaaaacatagcattttctttcaaaatatatatGAGGCATACATATAACAGAATTTGAATAAGGCCTCTATATCAAATATATGTACCTGTATATAACACCATTTAAATGTGGTCGTTACATAGAATTTACAAGGGGTTCTACAAAGGGTGCCAGaataattatacattgtagtatATGACATTCCTTTTTATATCTTCTTAAAGCTAAAGATGTAACTTGATAACTATGAGCCTGTAGTAACACCAAGAACAATTTCCCATTGGATTCcgagaaaataaatttaaaagttCACAGTAATTGTTCACACAcaggtaaaatttcatcatcaATTTCCTTTCAACATCATCTTTTAAGTGATTCATATGAACTTCAAAATTTGTTTCCACATTTAATGCTGTTACATGAAGAAATCACCTCTTTTGATAAGACATTGAGAACAGTCAAACAGAAGTTTACAGTAAGATGCAAATGATCATGGTACAAACGttttgtccacttgttactTGAACTGCTGGTGGATTCCTTCTTAATACCTTTTAATCGATTTGGCCAACAGCCTGTCTACATTTATGCAGACCataatttacaatgtaaaagCACATGATCAGTCTTTTTCAAAATGATTTGGGAAATGTGCTGCTGATTATTGTGTAATACTGCAATATCCAAAAATGGAAAGGGACCTCATATTAACAAATATCTCTCAAAAGAGAATTAAGGTACGTGTAAAAACAACCAAATTAAAGGCCTAAGGGTAGAAATGGAGTAAAAACCCCTGATCTCCCTCTCCAAGTTGCTTATATCAGCAGAGAACTCAATTATAAGCAACTGGGAATCGTATGGGCTACTCCTGTGCATAGAACTTGGCTATCGTTTAGCTATGGGTATATGTATTGTCCCATAGATTTCCCATAATTTATGTAGCCAGACCTGGATCCTATGGAATTTATATGGACTTGAATCAAGGATCCCATAGCATTTCCATATCAAATGCCAGTATACCCAGCTACTATGGAAATTATATGGAATTTTGCCAAATACGTAGCAATCCCATAGAACAGGGTCAAGATCCTTATGGTATTACTATGGGAGCATTTCCCATCCAGATTCTATGATATGGGAATGGTATGGGGCACACCCATACCATTCCCATACAAGATTCTATGGTTAATGTACGGATTTTTGCCAAATACATAGCAATCCCATAGGAAGAGACAATAGAATGACAGTAGTTCAAGACAGTGACTGGGTATGGGTTTGCTATAGAAGGCAATAGCCCACATCAAATCCACATAATAAACATATATGGGCCATAGCTTTGCCCATACCATTTCCAAACGTGCACCATATATGTACCATTTGATTCCGTAAGGGTGATAACCTTCCATAAGGGTGATTCCGTAAGGGTGATAACATTTTTTCAGTTACTTTAACCTTTTCTGGTGCTAGTGGGTAATCATTATGCAAATCATGTAATTCTTCAGGATATTCTAGATCAACTTCTAGCATCAAACCTTTTTTGCTATCTTCTTTATATTTAGCTGTTTGTcttattgatttgtttttctGTCATCCATTTGAAACCGCCGGTttgtacagtactgtgcaaaagtaatgatagcaaaattcgtcgaatttcgtgctttgttctcaacaaaatttcggcgaaatttcgtcgaACTTTCGCTTTGGAGACATGCGAAATTTCCTGTAGGTTGAGCGAAATCTCGTAAGGTCTAACGAAATTTCACCGAATTTTCGCTCAGGAGAAGTGCaaaatttcgttttcctttGCCGAATCTTCGCTCTGGAGGTgtgcgaaatttcgaaaggagAGACGAAATTTCGTTTAAAATGCGtacgaaatttcgaaaggtgagacgaatcttctttcaaaatgtgTGCGAAATTTCGTTTCGCCAGAGAGAGCTCCAGTAAGTCTCGACGTTGGTAGTATGATGGCTGCCCTGATCTTGGCCTACAGATGTAGGTCTTGAACATAAATACGCATGTATCATATCATATTTCGCAGCTTTCGAATTGTCGTTACACATCTCGCAAGTGACTTACAGATGCGtgcgaaacaaagaatttttccttaaattaaaaaataacttAATGTGAGCAGCGtgccatagaaactttgataaacaattacatggctaaagaaagagcattttactgtttgaatgaacaatttgtgttaaATATAACCGGAGATATGAATTTTTTCCACAAGGACTTCGAAACGCTTTGGAAATTAACATCGCGCAAGTGACTTGTCGACGCGTGAAGGTGAGAACTGTTATGAACGTTCTTTTATCGATTCGAAATACTGTTTTGGTCGTAGCTTTTTCTTGGATTTGACGGTTAGTTACTCTTAAACTAAACAGCCACACTGGGTTGGCAACAATAAGGCCCAGTTTATGCTTTGTATTGTTCTCGAATTCAATTCCCTGTTAATTGTCAAATTGAAGTGTGGTTCACTAATAAAATATCTGTAAATGCGAGACCAAACTgcaggaaaaataaacaattaataCTCAGCAATGACACCcgcttattttacaataattcctttttattaaaatcgcGGGAAAAGGACTGCATGACTATCGATGTCTTTCAACACAGACTGCCATCAGTGaactgcttttttttcttcctcaGTTTGCATTCTGCATTTTGTGACCCTCGTGTAATGACCACGAATGGTGAACGAAATTTCGATCTCCAAACGAGttttcgttcgaaatttcgctcacaaaacaaagtgttggaaatttcgtttgaaatttcgctcccacttgcgaaatttcgaacgaaGTTTCGCTCTCACTGACGAAATTTCGAACGAATTTTGCCACCTTCAGCGAATTTGCCAAGTGAAATTTCGCACATCTGCATGAAATTTCGTTAATGGTGAAACAATAAAGGCCAACGAAATTTCGCTGAAAATTCGTTCTCCTCAAAATTTCACAGATTTAGGCTGCATTCATTATGTATCCTACAGGGGGGGGGGCAGAGGATTTTAGGGGGGGATCTCAaatttttagagcaaaaaaaggggggatatgaaaattgtttaaatatcTCCGGGGGGATGCTTATTTTTTGTAAGATTCTGTCTAGCTTTTGTAATAGTTTTAAAAGgtgagaaaagaaaagataagTACAGCAGCTTCTTTCAAGGATTGTAAGCAACAAGGGTACCTCTATTATCCTGAGAGACTATATATAGTAcctattttgaagtttttcaaGTAGTGTGCCTGGTCTGTAGATGTAATGTTTCGATACAGTATAGAAAGTAAAACATCTAAAATGGAAATATTTAATGCAACCTCAGTCTAAGCAGCACAACTTGATTAAATCAacgaatgaaaaagaaaacaatataattCAGTGCACAGTTTTATGAAATTGAACAACAAATGTGCACTTAAATGTTCAATGAATTTTCTGTACCAGTTTGAAAGGGGTCCACATGCACCCAGTGCACCCCCTTCTATATCTGCCACTTGTCAAGACAACAAATAATTAAGTCATTaaggttgaaaaagaaaaagatatgaCCATAAAATGTAGGACATTGTCATTTTCAATCATCTTTGTAACTATCCTCAACACTGTCAATTGATCTCATCAGTGAACCAACATCATTGTCAATATCATCATCAGCAGCAGCCTTGTCACCAGCAACATTGTTATCCTCATCattgtcatcttcatcattgtcatccttttcattattgtcatcatcatcattgtcatcatcattattgtcatcatcatcaatatcctCCGCATCATCATCCTCCAGTGCAACTGCAACATCCTTTGCTTTTAGCTTACGAATAGTAGACTCAACAACATCAAGAGCATTGCCAGAAAATATGTCTTTGTCTCTGAGGTGCAAAAGTGCACCTAGGtgaaactttggtttcattttttgaagTTCTTGTATGTTGAGAACGTTTTCTTTCTTGATTTTCAATTCCAGTGGCACTTCTTTTCCTTTTAGTACTATTTCATCTAGAAGAGCAGATGTTTGTTTGTCTATGATTAAACAATCAAGGATCTCTGATCACCTTTTCAGCAGCCTGTTTTGTTTACCTTTTTgcactttccttttgttttctttttttctccgcTTCACTCTTGCATTTTCCTGAGCTGTTTGATGAGGCTGAACCCTAGACCTTGATAGCAGAAGATGTGATTGATTCAGATTATTTCTAACACTCAAAAGCTTTTTCAACTGCTCTTGAATTAGTACACAATTGCTAGTAAGATACTGATACTCTTCTTCAAACCCTTTCTTTATCCCTGAGAGATTATTTGAATTTAATAGCCTTTCTCGTCTCTGCATTAGTTCTTTCTCTAGGTTCTCAGCCTCTTTCACACTTGCTTCTACTTTGCTTATCAGAGATATGCAAATGTTCCTGTCACATTTCTTGATGTTGttcttatttaaattacaaTACTTGGGGATTCCACTTGCAGGATTCTCATAAAAATCTGTCATACCAGATACTTTTTTGAGTTGGACAAGAACTTTCCACCGAAAGGACTGTTGGTCTCTCAGGTAAGACTCATGCTTAGAGCTTCCACTAGAACAAATTCCTTCAATGACACTGTTATAAAACTTCATTCTCTCTGTTTTCGGATAGGGGTATATATACTTTTCCCATGGTTTCTTTTCTTGTGTCTTTATATCAGAAGTGTTATATTTCAGATTTCCACCTTGAAAGAACAATACTGGAAATACAAAATGATCTGTGTTAGTATAATTCAAAGTTCAAGGTTTATATTTGcttgaaatatttgcatattcagGTATCATTCTGCTCTCAGGTAGCAGAATGATATAAGCAAGGCGAGGAGAGTTAGACTATCAATTATATACCACCTATATTAACAATCATGTATTACGTACAGGAGGATCCACCTATCTTATATTAACACCAGTGTCCATCAGGAATCAGTCATTGTTGAATGGAATAACAAGCTCGTTTTAATATACCTGATTGTTTAGGCCCAACTTTTTTAGACATCTTTGAGGCAAGAGGTTGTGTCTCATTTGAGTCGTCTGGTCCTGCTACTGGTAGTTCATTTACTGAATGGCTTTGTCCTGCTTCCAGACGATCAGGGTTTTCAGGAGGCGGTGTGCGCTTTTGCTCTTGAAAAATTCGATTCAAACGTTTGATCTGCAGGTCTTTCATGCCgatatttttcatcatttcattGTCTACGTCGACAAAGTGGGACACTTTAGTACATCCAAGTGTCAGAAAGCTTCCAACAAACTCTTGAAGATCGGCTTTTTGCAGCAAAACATTAATGCCATCTTCGGCTGCCATTTTTGTAGCAACGACCGACGCGGAGTGGGCCGAGTTTATCCACAGGACACCCAGGCATACACGTGTCTGCttacaaaatggctgccatgttTAGAAGATTTGTACTGCCATTTACTAAgcgaaataatttattacatcttTGCAAAACTGTCAGTTCTACCTTTTCATGTGCAAAATTTAATACTTCAGACAATCATATAACATCCACAACCATCAAACGCAGGGGAAGTGGAAATACAAACAGCTACCTGCCAATACTGAGTGTTGGTGGTTTCGCACTCGCTTCTACTAGTTCTATTGATGATAACAACGGGGATGACAGCAACAGCGACGACGAAATTGAGTTCAGTGAAGGGCTCAAAAGGAAACATTCAGGTATCTTTCATAGTATTCTTGtcttttcatttgtaaacaGAACTATGGCCGAGTCGATATGGTCTGAAACTCAACGTTAATTTATTTTACGTTTGAGATATATGGCACATGCCATACCAAGCCTCCTTCTAAATATAATAAGACAACATACGTCGAAAGAGATAGGGCTTGTTTCGTATGACTATATAAAACCGTAGGACCCTGCTGTGCCTCGCGTGCCGTGGCGGTACTTTGCCGTGCCATGTTTACCAGTAATTCCTTGCGGTGTGATTTACTGCGAATCTTTACGCGAGGCGAGGTTCTGTGTCATTCTGTGCCTTAACGTGATAGATATATTGCTCCGTGTTTTCACAGTCTTTATACGAATTTGCAGCTGACTGCTTGTGATTCAAAGCTAACAAAGCATCGTGCTTTTTTAATAAACGGTCCGCCCGGCCGTGAAAACTTTGCATCGGAAAGTTAAGAGCATATGATCATTTTGTAATCAACTTCCACAACCTTCCAATTTCTTCAATATTGTAGATTACCTTActgcaataattatcataattgaAACCTTTTAATTGCAATAGTAAAGAATTCCCTTTTGCAGGCGGTCATAATGATGTTCGCAAAGCCGTAAGGAGTGAGTCAATTATTAGTCATTCCATACGCCAGTCCCTACAGTCATGTAAAGTTGAAGAAAATGCCCTGGTGATAGCAGAAAAACTTGCAAGGATCAACAAAAATAGTTCGCTGTATAAAACCCTGTTAGGACTAAATGGAGTTCTGCAGCACCTAACAAGCTTGGTCCCAATTGGAAACAATGATCGCCAACTCATGCGCTCAAGCATGCCATTCGATGAGGCATATGAagtttttaattcatttttcCCTTACAAAGGTTTTACAAACCAAGAGAAACAGCAATTCCGTGATGCCCTCCTTCACCCGGAGTATGGCCTTAGAGTATCAATTTTCACAAACCCTGTCGGTGGTTCAAGTGAAATAATATTGAGACCAAACAGTATTGACATAGAACCATTTCTAATTGGACTCACTGAGAGGTTATCAAGTAAGCCGCAAGAAGAGGATATCCAATTGGTTCATGGTATTTTAAATTCATTCGATACTGAGTGGGACAGAAAATGTGCCACAGCATTACTTGGAATGTCCAGGTCCTGGAATGACTTAATTGCACTTGGTATTGATCCCAGACCTGTATCAGAATCAGCAGAACAGATTAAGTCTGTTCTTTCTGAGCTAGAAAGTACGAAAACAGCAGCTTCTGATATGATTAATCTTAgattaaaggaaaaagaaagcaaaattcaATTACAATTACAGCAAAAAAGAGACCTCCGAATATCACGAAATGGGGTGTGGCCTGTTGATAAACTAGATGATCTACAAAAAGAGATAGAAGCATTAGATAAAAGACTTCAAGAAGTCAGGCAGGTTATTGCTCATCAGGATGAACCTGAAATAAGAAAGTTCAATCAAATGGTTAAGAGATTAGCATCACAGCTTTCTGAAGAAAACCGATTAAAACGGCGTAGTCTGTCATCTGGCCGACCACGCCTTTTAAATGAAGAGGTTGAGGACTTCATTGCCCAGTGCATTGAACAAAAAGCAGCGAGTCACGGACGAAGAcatgacacagtgctttatacagGTCGGAGAGTTAAAGTGAAAGATCTTTTGCATCTTGCCAATCACAAACTAGAAGAACAAGGTAAACCACTTATTCGGTCAGGTGTAACAGTGTCAAACTTATCGAGGCCACGAAATAAGCGTAGCAGACAAGCAAAGCTTCATACAGGAAGAGGATTGTTTTGTACGAAAAAACCATACAAAAGTGAAGACGCTAGCAATGAGAATACACATCATCAACGGGCACACGTGTTGAATGTAAAGCGCTTTTTTTGTTCTGAcagaaacaaagaaatccaACCCTTTACATTTATTCGTTCTATCGATGATAAAGCTTACCTGCAACCAGGTACTTCAGAAGGTTTCTGCAGTGCGAGGAACACAAGGATTCTTGCTCCATCAGCTGTAGCCAGAGCGAGAAAACTGCCAAAGTACAATTGGCCGCAAAAGATGTTTTATCAAACCCCCTCAACACACAGAATATTGAAAAATGAAGCTGTGAATATTGACGGGGTGGAAAGGATTAAATCTGTTGGTGATCGCCACATTGTTTATGTTCGTCCCAAAGCATATGTGGATTCGTCTGGCACCACATGGGCAAATGAAACCGTACAAATGCGCCATGATATACCCGAGAAGTTTGAAATCAGAATACCTGACAGTACAATTGTTAATAGAAGTCAATATTCCAAAGGAATGAGAAAGGTATCCTCTCGCTTACATGACAATTTGTACTTGTTCACAGATATGTCCGAAAAAGATGATGTGCAGAAGGTATCCTGGGCACATAATTGCCCTTATCGGTCATATGAGCATCTGAGGCTAGTTAAGGTGAAGAATGCTGTGCACGAAATCCACAATACCTTTAACAACGATGAAACTATCTCTACCGCCGAGAAAGAATCTTTGCAAGCACTGAATTTGAACAATCTTTTGGATAAATTTTCAGACTTGGAAAAAATACTTTCTGACAAAAACGTAACAACCCTCTGGAGTGGCCACCAAGAATGCACAGCTTTATGCAATGGCGTGTTGCAACAACTTCACGATCTTGGTCTGCCATATGACGTGAAACCCATTTGGGCTGACCTGACCGATGCTGGTCCTGGCATGGGAATTTCTAACTTCGAAGTACGTTTCAGAGACGCAGAGATGGCAAGAATGTGGAATTCTGATTATCGTATAAGGGTGCATCGGTCACGAAATGATAGTCACATGAATGAAGCGGAGAGGACGAATTCAGCCATCGGAGATGCCCTTGTTGATGGTGGAACTATCGAATGGGAGAGGCATAGACTGTTTGACGGTCTAACAGATGGTCAGATTTCACAACTAACTCTTAATGAATTTGAAGAACACCAAAGGCAAATAATACGTAAGAATGCCTTAGAAGTAACCGACGATGTAGTCAACAGATTGGATGGCGCACCTGCTCTAGGCGAATTTATATCTGCATACCGAACCCCAATTGATGAGAATGAACAGTTCTTTTTTAACAAGAACAGCATCGCAGAGCAAACATCAAGTGTACCAGGGGCGGCTTATATTGATAAGATTTGTGATTTTTTCAATAAACACTACATAAGAGGGGAACTGTATATGGAATTTGTAAAACAACGATGCAAGACTACTGCCGGGAGGCTGTGTAGTTACTGTAGTAAACACGACTGGCGTTCTCCAAAGTCATTTGATGGAATTCCTTCCCCCTATCCTGACTACGAGAAATTGCCAAAGTACCATTATAAAGACGTGTTTGACACTTCTTTGCTAAGCGAAGACAACACAGTTCGTGAAATTGATGATTTTTTGCCAAGAGCACGGTTAAAGAAGAACTTCCATAATGGCAGTGTTAGCTTAGAAAAGCCTGAAACGATAGAGCGGTTTTGTAATGAGTACATTGTTGAAGAAGAGCACGTACGAGGGTATTTGAATCATCTTTTGACATTACAACGGACCAGTACAGTAAGACAAAATCAGAGAACAAAAGACAAGAACACTCAAAAAACGAAAGGATACGAACAATATGACTGGAAAACTATCGCGTCCACGTTTGAAAATATGAACAAGCTATACGTCGAAGAACTTAACAAATATTTAGTCCATCATAAACTTTCTCTCCTTGGGAAGAAAAATGACAAGATAAGAAGAATAATGGCACATGTCGCACTTGAGAGGAATGATGCTGAATGGCCGGAAAACGAGGGTGAAGAGGATGGCAACAGCGAAGATGAATCCGTGGATGAGTGTGATAGTgagagtgatgatgatgatgaggttgTTGCTTTTGTCGACGAGAGTGACAGTGAAACGGAGGTTCCTGTCAATACTCCGGCTGGTAGTACTCGTACACGAGCTGGCAGGCTATCTATACCTAATTCGCGCTACTTAAACTGGCTGGCATAGGTATGACATAAACAGTCAAAGCTCTCTCGATGTTCTTATTAAACATGTCTCTTGAGATTTCAAACATATATAGTTTACTATTAtacagatatttattttgatatttcttgggaggggggagggggggtattAATTTTTCGGCTGATTGCTTGGGGGGTTCTGAAAATTTGTATGGACCTTGGGGGGGGATATAAAAAAACGAgccgctgaaaaaaaaatcctctgccCCCCCTGTAGCATACATAATGAATGCAGCCTTACGTAGAATTTCGTAGAACTTCGTCAaaattcgacgaaattcgctatcattacttttgcacagtactgtaaatATTGACTCATTGCCCAACCATACAGATTATTAGCATCAAGATACATGATATATTTTGAAAGCGCCTTCTCATCATATGTCTTCATGTACCTTATTGGTACTTAATTTCGCGGGTctttaaaggggtactctgacgaaaatcgcatctttcctatctaagccattttgaaacataaacaagtagtctgcatgagaagaaaaatgctgtttacttttttcaaatatctcttttcgttccagagatattcgagtttttaaattatgcaaattagccaagtgatgacgtcatatactca
This genomic interval carries:
- the LOC137980068 gene encoding phosphatidylinositol 4-phosphate 5-kinase-like encodes the protein MAAEDGINVLLQKADLQEFVGSFLTLGCTKVSHFVDVDNEMMKNIGMKDLQIKRLNRIFQEQKRTPPPENPDRLEAGQSHSVNELPVAGPDDSNETQPLASKMSKKVGPKQSVLFFQGGNLKYNTSDIKTQEKKPWEKYIYPYPKTERMKFYNSVIEGICSSGSSKHESYLRDQQSFRWKVLVQLKKVSGMTDFYENPASGIPKYCNLNKNNIKKCDRNICISLISKVEASVKEAENLEKELMQRRERLLNSNNLSGIKKGFEEEYQYLTSNCVLIQEQLKKLLSVRNNLNQSHLLLSRSRVQPHQTAQENARVKRRKKENKRKVQKDEIVLKGKEVPLELKIKKENVLNIQELQKMKPKFHLGALLHLRDKDIFSGNALDVVESTIRKLKAKDVAVALEDDDAEDIDDDDNNDDDNDDDDNNEKDDNDEDDNDEDNNVAGDKAAADDDIDNDVGSLMRSIDSVEDSYKDD